A stretch of DNA from Streptomyces venezuelae:
GTCCGCCCCACGGCACCGTTCGCACCCTTCGCACCGTTTACAGCGGAGGCCGCAGCCGCCTTCGCGGCGGCCTTCTCGGCCGCCGCCCTGGCCCGGTTGGCGCGCGAGTCCTCGGGCTCCAGCGGGATCGGGGAGCCGCGCAGCGGTTCGTCCGCGGTACGCGGCAGGGTCAGCCGGAACTGCGAGCCGCCGCCCGGTTCGCCCCAGGCCTGCAGCCAGCCGCCGTGCAGCCGGGCGTCCTCGACGGCGATGGACAGGCCGAGGCCGGTACCGCCGGTGGTACGGGCCCGGGCCGGGTCGGCGCGCCAGAACCGGTTGAAGACGCGGGTGGCCTCGCCGGGCTTCAGGCCCACGCCGTAGTCCCGTACGGCGACCGCCACCGCGCCGCCCGCCGAGGCGAGCCGGACCACGACATCGCGGCCCTCGCCGTGCTCCACGGCGTTGACGACCAGGTTGCGCAGCACCCGCTCGACCCGTCGGGAGTCCGCTTCGGCGATCACCGGCTGGGTGTCGCCGAGCACCCGGATCCGGGTGCCCTTGCGTTCGGCCAGCGGCTCGGCGCCGTCGATGACCCGGCGTACGACGTCCCGCAGGTCTATGGGCTCCGCCTCCAGGGCCGCCGCCCCCGCGTCGAACCGGCTGATCTCCAGCAGGTCGGCGAGCAGCGACTCGAAGCGGTCGAGCTGTCCGGCCAGCAGTTCGGCGGACCGGGCGGTGATCGGGTCGAAGTCGACGCGGGCCTCGTGGATGACGTCGGCGGCCATCCGTACGGTGGTCAGCGGGGTGCGCAGCTCGTGCGAGACGTCGGAGACGAACCTCCGCTGCATCCGGGAGAGGTCCTCCAGCTGCTGGATCTTGTTCTGGAGGTTCTGGGCCATCTTGTTGAAGGCCTCGCCCAGCCGGGCGATGTCGTCCTCGCCGGTGACCTTCATCCGTTCCTGCAGCCGCCCGGCGGAGAGCCTCTCGGCGATGCCGGCGGCCATCCGCACCGGGGTGACCACCTGGCGTACGACGAGCCAGGCGATGGCGCCCAGCAGGACGACCACGAACAGGCCGGCCGTGGCGATGGTGCCCTTGACCAGGGTGAGGGATTCCTCCTCCTGGGTGAGCGGGAAGAGGTAGTACAGCTGGTACGGCTCGCCGTTGATGTCGGTCAGCCGCTTGCCGATCACCAGCGCCGGCTCGGCCGGGGTGTTCGGCGTGCCGTAGTGGATCTTCGAGAACGTCTGGTGGGCTCCGACCTTGGTGTCCACGGCCTCCCGGAGGTCCGCGGGAACGCTCGCCACGGGGTCGACCTCGCCGGAGGCCCGCGCTCCGCGCACGCCTCCGGTGCCCTGGTCGCCTTCTCCGGCGCCCAGGGCAACCACCTCGAAGGCGGTCTGGCCACCACTGGCGAGCTGCTTGACCAGCCCGTTCATCCAGGTGCTGGCGTCCCGGCCGACGTTGTTGTCGACGCTCGCGGGCTCCTGCCCGTCCACCGCGGCCGGGGCGTTCGCCTTCTCCTGGGCGACCGCGAACCCGCCCGCGGCCTGGCTCTGCGCGGCCTCCTGCTTGGCGTCGAGGAGCCCGTTGCTGACCTGGCCGATGACGACGAAGCCGAGCAGCAGGACCACGCCGAGCGACATCAGCAGGGTGGCGGCGACCACCCTGAGCTGGATGTTCCGCCGCCACAGCCGGACAGCAGGAAGCAGCGGCCGGCGCGCCAGTCGCGCGAAGAGCCGCAGTACGGGGCTGCCGGGCGCCCCGTCCTGGAGCAGCCGGCCGGCCCGCGGGGACCTGCCGGGGGTCATGGTCAGCTCGGTCCGGCCTTGTAGCCCACGCCGCGGACCGTCACCACGATCTCGGGGCGCTCCGGGTCCTTCTCGACCTTGGAGCGCAGCCGCTGCACGTGCACGTTGACCAGCCGGGTGTCGGCCGCGTGCCGGTAGCCCCAGACCTGCTCCAGCAGCACCTCGCGGGTGAACACCTGCCAGGGCTTGCGGGCGAGGGCGACCAGCAGGTCGAACTCCAGCGGGGTCAGCGCGATCGATGCCCCGTCCCGCTTGACCGAGTGCCCGGCCACGTCGATGACCAGGTCACCGATGGCCAGCTGCTCGGGCGCGGGCTCCTCGGAGCGCCGCAGTCGGGCCCGGATACGGGCGACCAGCTCCTTGGGCTTGAACGGCTTGACGATGTAGTCGTCGGCCCCCGACTCCAGGCCCACCACCACGTCGACCGTGTCGCTCTTGGCGGTGAGCATGACAATTGGCACGCCTGATTCGGCGCGGATCAGCCGACAGACCTCTATGCCGTCCCTTCCGGGCAACATGAGATCCAGCAGCACCAGGTCCGGCTTGGCCTCGCGAAAGGCAGCCAGGGCCTTGTCGCCGTCCGCGACGAACGACGGCTCGAAACCTTCTCCACGCAGCACAATGCCGAGCATCTCGGCCAGCGCGGTGTCGTCGTCGACGACAAGGACGCGTCCCTTCATGGTTGACATCATCCCATTAGCCAATCGTGACCCGGCGTGAGCTGGCACACAGGGGAGGTCCGGTGATCCGGTCGTCCAGTCTGCCGCCTCGGCGGGCGGCCATGAACCGGCCGTGAAGCGGCCGTGAAGGCGTGCGCGGAACCGGGACAGCGGCCAGAATTTGCGGGGGACGGCCGGTCCCCTCGGAGATCACCCATGACACGATGGCAACAGGGCGGCCATCAGCGACAGGCGATCGGCTGCCCATGATCAACGATTGACGACCGACGACCGGTGGCTGCGACGCACGGGCACCCCTGAAGGAGCGACGATGAACGACTCTCCGGGCTGGGCCTCGCCCGGATCCGACCCGTCCGACGGCGAAAAGCCGGCGGCCGGTCCGCAGCCCACCCCGTCGGAGCGGCCCGACGCCAACCCGGCCTCGAAGCCGGACCCGGACTCGAACGCGGACGCGAAGCCGAAGTGGTCGGCCGAGCAGCCGCCGCCCGGCCAGTGGTCCAACCCGGGCACCGGCCAGACCCCG
This window harbors:
- the mtrA gene encoding two-component system response regulator MtrA gives rise to the protein MMSTMKGRVLVVDDDTALAEMLGIVLRGEGFEPSFVADGDKALAAFREAKPDLVLLDLMLPGRDGIEVCRLIRAESGVPIVMLTAKSDTVDVVVGLESGADDYIVKPFKPKELVARIRARLRRSEEPAPEQLAIGDLVIDVAGHSVKRDGASIALTPLEFDLLVALARKPWQVFTREVLLEQVWGYRHAADTRLVNVHVQRLRSKVEKDPERPEIVVTVRGVGYKAGPS
- the mtrB gene encoding MtrAB system histidine kinase MtrB, translating into MTPGRSPRAGRLLQDGAPGSPVLRLFARLARRPLLPAVRLWRRNIQLRVVAATLLMSLGVVLLLGFVVIGQVSNGLLDAKQEAAQSQAAGGFAVAQEKANAPAAVDGQEPASVDNNVGRDASTWMNGLVKQLASGGQTAFEVVALGAGEGDQGTGGVRGARASGEVDPVASVPADLREAVDTKVGAHQTFSKIHYGTPNTPAEPALVIGKRLTDINGEPYQLYYLFPLTQEEESLTLVKGTIATAGLFVVVLLGAIAWLVVRQVVTPVRMAAGIAERLSAGRLQERMKVTGEDDIARLGEAFNKMAQNLQNKIQQLEDLSRMQRRFVSDVSHELRTPLTTVRMAADVIHEARVDFDPITARSAELLAGQLDRFESLLADLLEISRFDAGAAALEAEPIDLRDVVRRVIDGAEPLAERKGTRIRVLGDTQPVIAEADSRRVERVLRNLVVNAVEHGEGRDVVVRLASAGGAVAVAVRDYGVGLKPGEATRVFNRFWRADPARARTTGGTGLGLSIAVEDARLHGGWLQAWGEPGGGSQFRLTLPRTADEPLRGSPIPLEPEDSRANRARAAAEKAAAKAAAASAVNGAKGANGAVGRTGVGVGVGVGMGVGGRPGGTDPAAPGGGPDHRSPIPPRPAVTTAVPVPADPTALPGNGARVVPRAPGSGETTEREADRGEG